Part of the Nicotiana sylvestris chromosome 2, ASM39365v2, whole genome shotgun sequence genome, aattactttgtttgcttgaggacaagcaaaagcttaagtttgggggagttgataactagggattctagtctattttatacttcgttttgcttgagttttggactaaaaatgtatacaagtaatcccaaaagcttacatgttgtgcttgtttgtagggtttggtcaaaaaggtgacaagtGGTCAAAACCAGcttaaaaaggagtgaaacttgcacaagtaccaagaacaagtcaaggcaCTCCTGCAACATAAAATCCACTGTAGCCACAAAAGACCCACCGCGGCCGCagaccatttagtgcggtccatgGAGGATAACTTCAGAGAGGTGCACTTTTGGAGATtaaagcagtgcggtccgcgaaGGATTTCTTGCGGTCATAATTGCCTCTtagcggccgcaatccattttatgTGGTCCGCGGAGAGGGTGATTCAAAGACCTGGGAGTTTTGAAGTTGGAAGCCATTGCAGCAGGCAATcactttttgtgcggtccgcggagaagCCACTGCGGCCGCgatccattttatgcggaccgcggtggccagattcagagaataGAGAATTGAAGCTACAAGCCTTACCGTGGTCGCGGTGCATTTTCCGCGGACCGCGGTACCTCTtccaggggtatttttgtccaaaaaatttggccttgtataaatactttcttttcatatttttaggtcaTCTATTAGAATCCAGAGCCCGTGAACAACGGTTTtgttccattttgagtaatttgtagctagtttaacactgaatcttcaatTGCGTAGTTTGTAGTTAAAATATATGTGTTATTCTTTATCTATTTAtctgttttcttccattattatgagtagctagacccattagctagagttgtgactcaaccctagtgtgggtatttgatgggtcttttgttctaaggcttagatgtttatgggtagttgatatttggactgatttgtgttttccatgttgaattagtggttgcaaacactaatttgtgcctttttgacttgggctcttcttgagaaagagagtttgagtctaggaatattagtccaacaaggaattggagtgtattcaagagattgatagccccaattaaagggttaaacctagagatagtaatacccgacttgagtctatattgcttgcacaattttgacacccaataggtcttgagaaagtcaattaaggCAAAGTAACTCAATCTACCAAGaagtatagagtgagtagttctgtgtattggctatatcgcaatccccaacGTAACAattttgccttaggctttagatcccgtcaagtattcacctaggagaaagtcacttctctagtgcctctttaactatttagaaaactTACAAGTATTtactcttagtttaatttagtataaaattagaagtaacaaacgaACAAccatgattggaagtgtaattaaaaGCACTGTGCactgctagtttagataggaatccaaattCCAATCAATCTAGCTCCCTGCAGATTCGATctcgaccatctcgggtaaaagctgcatcgacctctcttgccactttgtagtggtgtagggttggacccgataaggcTACTGTTGGACTATCCCTTAGAGAAAATTGTTCTATCAAATGCCTTTTTCCTGCAGTACCGAGGTAATGCTTGGCTCGTTGTCCATTCACCTTGAAAGTTTGAGTCCCATCCTCCGACTCCTGTTCAATAGCACCATAAGGGGACACACTCACAACTTTGAACAGGCCAGAACATTTGGACTTGAGTTTACCCGAAAATAACTTGAGTCTTGAATTGAAGAGTAAGACCAAGTCACCAGAATTGAACTTCCGCTTCAAGATCTTCTTATCATGGACAACTTCATCCTCTCTTTGTACATGGTTGAACTCTCATAGGCATGGAGATGGAATTCTTCCATCTCATTGAGTTGTGTCATCCTCAGATTAACAGCCTCGGCCCAGTCAAGATTCAGCTTCTTCAatgcccacatggctttgtgttCAAGCTCCACTGGCAAGTGATATACTTTGCCAAAAACCAAGCTGTACAATAAAGTGCCAATGGGGGTCTTAAatgttgtgcgatatgcccacaacgcatcatctagcttccttgaccaatcagtcctatttgcatcgATAGTTTCAGCTAGGATGTTTTTGATTTCTCTGTTCAAAACTTTAACCTGACCACTCGACTGAGGATGATAGGGTGTGTCTACCTTGTGCTTTACACCATACTTTTCATGCAGCCCGACGAAAGCCTTGTTGCAGAAATGAGACCCACCATCACTTAGGATAGCCCTTGGAGTACTAAACCgtgtgaatatgttcttcttcaaaaatgtgGTTACACACCTTGCTTCATTGTTAGGTAAGGCAATTGCCTCGACCCATTTAGAGACGTTGTCCATAGCCACCAAGATGTAGGTCATACCATATGAGTTTACGAAGGGCCCATAAAGTCTATCTCCCAAACATCAAAGATCTCGACCTCTAG contains:
- the LOC138884296 gene encoding uncharacterized protein; amino-acid sequence: MDNVSKWVEAIALPNNEARCVTTFLKKNIFTRFSTPRAILSDGGSHFCNKAFVGLHEKYGVKHKVDTPYHPQSSGQVKVLNREIKNILAETIDANRTDWSRKLDDALWAYRTTFKTPIGTLLYSLVFGKVYHLPVELEHKAMWALKKLNLDWAEAVNLRMTQLNEMEEFHLHAYESSTMYKERMKLSMIRRS